Proteins co-encoded in one Myotis daubentonii chromosome 8, mMyoDau2.1, whole genome shotgun sequence genomic window:
- the DEFB127 gene encoding beta-defensin 127: protein MRLFLIIAILLFQQPTVTEQLKKCWDQYIQGNCRKICKVTETREVLCENGRYCCLNIMELEARKRIPKPTRPKPMTYAITLPQDYDTYVGNYISPKTNST, encoded by the exons ATGAGGCTCTTCCTGATCATTGCAATTCTGCTTTTCCAGCAGCCCACAG TAACTGAACAACTTAAGAAATGCTGGGATCAATATATACAAGGAAACTGCAGAaaaatatgcaaagtaactgAAACACGTGAAGTACTATGTGAAAATGGGAGATATTGTTGCCTCAATATCATGGAACTGGAAGCACGCAAAAGAATACCAAAGCCAACTCGTCCAAAGCCAATGACATATGCAATAACTTTACCTCAAGATTATGATACATATGTAGGAAATTATATAAGCCCCAAGACAAATTCTACATAA
- the DEFB129 gene encoding beta-defensin 129, giving the protein MKLLFPVFASLMLQLQVNTELFGWKKCLMGLGRCKKHCTVDEKEIQKCKKKKCCIGPKTLQLINNYLQNEMPNGHEEGSAKQLKPIKNSRAVIQTKYILSLSPKIKSPFANINTTIFSNASAVNPAITNAMIFGKITYPATSTKGETKKSRGSATDFSPPSPPP; this is encoded by the exons ATGAAGCTCCTTTTTCCTGTCTTTGCCAGCCTCATGCTACAGTTACAGGTGAACACAG AACTCTTTGGctggaaaaaatgtttaatggGTTTGGGGAGATGCAAAAAACACTGCACCGTGGATGAAAAAGAGATACAGAAatgcaagaagaaaaaatgttgtATTGGACCAAAAACACTTCAACTGATAAATAACTACCTGCAAAATGAAATGCCCAATGGACATGAAGAGGGCTCTGCAAAACAGCTAAAACCTATTAAGAATTCTAGGGCTGTGatacaaacaaaatatattttatcgctCTCTCCCAAAATCAAAAGCCCTTTTGCCAACATCAACACTACCATTTTCTCAAATGCCAGTGCTGTGAACCCTGCCATCACCAACGCCATGATCTTCGGAAAGATTACATACCCGGCTACTTCTACCAAGGGTGAGACCAAGAAAAGCAGAGGTTCAGCCACTGACTTCTCCCCACCGTCACCACCACCATAG